Proteins from a genomic interval of Clostridium sp. AN503:
- a CDS encoding desulfoferrodoxin family protein, with the protein MQNEPLFLTDKERTTIIEVICGSANAALPDCFKPFEPLTPNISEGAAEKHLPVIETDGTHVTVKVGSNFHPMTEEHSIDWVCLVTKAGCVQRIHLSPDCEPVAHFSIEKGDQPKAAYAYCNLHGFWKTEA; encoded by the coding sequence ATGCAAAATGAACCTTTATTTTTGACGGATAAGGAACGAACCACCATCATTGAAGTGATCTGCGGCTCCGCAAACGCCGCTCTCCCCGACTGTTTTAAGCCTTTTGAGCCTTTGACTCCCAATATCTCCGAAGGAGCTGCCGAAAAGCATCTCCCGGTGATCGAGACAGACGGCACCCACGTGACGGTCAAAGTAGGAAGCAATTTCCATCCCATGACGGAGGAGCACAGCATCGACTGGGTGTGCCTGGTGACCAAAGCCGGCTGTGTACAGAGGATCCATTTAAGCCCGGACTGTGAGCCTGTGGCTCATTTTTCCATCGAAAAAGGGGATCAGCCGAAGGCAGCCTATGCTTACTGCAATCTCCACGGCTTCTGGAAAACCGAGGCGTAG
- a CDS encoding DUF5722 domain-containing protein gives MVMKRGHIGRLAAVVLAAVMGMGSIEAFADTVTESAAAESTAPATPAPTEFAHILTCGIEGGNQIAIRGQMEGTWSDPAFYDNYLYLFELQPYEDEIGDRTDYLAWITKGDALSFDVPLNLGTAEDRLYSKFVVAVFDGQKYTKVSNTAYVTNPEAVAKHTDPYKNAQTKKGLLIENTDSMVADAFELGVNHVIVNIPFHHILGEGINYEYDGKTYSFNKALMEQYDSTIRKMSEKSMTVTAVILNGWNDSTPQLVYPGVTKQPENQVFYYGFNASTQEGYETIKAIASFLADRYSSLRSPYGKVSNWIIGNEINNQQWNYMGDMPIDQYVHEYERAFRVFYTAIKSTNQNDRLYFSTDYNWNHDANGKNKYNAKDIIDRFADMTGAGGPMDWGLAYHPYSIPMTEPEFWDDDQTGLITYDAGSPVVNLKNLSVLTDYMQNGNMRNPKGEVRHIILSEQGFTSKSLTRGENNDLQAAAIAYAYYIADSNPYIDAFIMSRQVDAPLEVNSSLMFGLWHCDMTRPNEIIPTMRKKAWSVYKNIDNRKTTLENTEFAKEIIGIQKWSDVIPNFKWKSQE, from the coding sequence ATGGTAATGAAGAGAGGCCACATCGGAAGGCTGGCGGCGGTGGTATTGGCAGCGGTGATGGGGATGGGGAGTATAGAGGCTTTTGCGGATACTGTTACGGAGAGCGCGGCGGCAGAGAGTACAGCTCCGGCGACTCCGGCGCCGACGGAGTTTGCGCATATTCTGACCTGCGGGATAGAGGGCGGGAATCAGATCGCTATCCGCGGGCAGATGGAGGGGACATGGTCGGACCCGGCTTTTTATGACAATTATCTGTATCTGTTTGAACTGCAGCCATATGAGGATGAGATCGGGGACAGGACGGATTATCTGGCTTGGATCACCAAGGGGGATGCCCTGTCGTTTGATGTGCCTCTGAATCTGGGTACGGCAGAAGACCGGCTGTATTCCAAGTTTGTAGTGGCTGTGTTTGACGGGCAGAAGTATACGAAGGTGAGTAATACGGCTTATGTGACGAACCCGGAGGCGGTTGCGAAGCATACGGACCCGTATAAGAACGCTCAGACCAAGAAGGGGCTTTTGATCGAGAATACGGACAGCATGGTGGCGGATGCGTTTGAACTGGGCGTCAATCATGTGATCGTCAATATTCCGTTCCATCATATTCTGGGAGAAGGGATCAATTATGAGTATGACGGGAAGACCTACAGCTTTAACAAGGCTTTGATGGAACAGTATGACAGCACGATCCGCAAGATGTCGGAAAAGAGCATGACGGTGACGGCAGTGATCTTAAATGGCTGGAATGACAGTACGCCGCAGCTGGTATATCCGGGTGTGACGAAGCAGCCGGAGAACCAGGTGTTCTATTATGGGTTTAATGCGTCCACACAGGAAGGATATGAGACGATCAAGGCGATCGCATCGTTTTTGGCGGACCGGTACAGCAGCCTGCGTTCTCCTTATGGGAAGGTATCTAACTGGATCATTGGAAATGAGATCAACAACCAGCAGTGGAATTATATGGGTGATATGCCCATTGACCAGTATGTCCATGAGTATGAGCGGGCATTCCGGGTGTTCTACACGGCGATCAAGAGTACGAACCAGAATGACCGGTTGTATTTTTCAACTGATTATAACTGGAATCATGATGCAAATGGAAAGAATAAGTACAATGCAAAGGATATTATCGACCGGTTTGCGGATATGACGGGAGCGGGCGGTCCTATGGACTGGGGACTGGCGTACCATCCATATTCCATTCCCATGACGGAGCCGGAGTTCTGGGATGACGACCAGACCGGGCTGATCACCTATGATGCTGGTTCTCCAGTGGTGAATTTAAAGAATTTGAGCGTGCTGACGGATTATATGCAGAACGGCAATATGAGGAATCCCAAAGGGGAGGTGCGTCATATCATTCTTTCAGAGCAGGGCTTTACTTCTAAGAGCCTGACACGGGGCGAGAACAATGATCTTCAGGCAGCGGCCATCGCTTATGCGTATTATATTGCGGACAGCAACCCCTATATCGATGCATTTATTATGAGCAGACAGGTGGATGCACCGCTGGAGGTGAATTCGTCCCTGATGTTTGGATTGTGGCACTGTGATATGACCCGGCCCAATGAGATCATTCCTACTATGAGGAAAAAGGCATGGTCGGTTTATAAGAATATCGACAACAGGAAAACAACGTTGGAGAATACGGAATTTGCAAAAGAGATCATCGGGATCCAGAAATGGAGCGATGTGATCCCCAACTTCAAATGGAAGTCGCAGGAATAG
- the metK gene encoding methionine adenosyltransferase, protein MEKLLFTSESVTEGHPDKMCDAISDAILDALMEKDPMSRVACETCVTTGLVMVMGEITTNAYVDIQKLVRETVREIGYDRAKYGFDCDTCGVIVALDEQSSDIALGVDKALEAKENTMDDDALDAIGAGDQGMMFGFASNETEEYMPYPIALAHKLARQLTKVRKDGTLPYLRPDGKTQVTVEYDAEGRPVRLDAVVLSTQHDENVTQEQIHEDIKKHVFDVILPEDMVDGETKFFINPTGRFVIGGPHGDSGLTGRKIIVDTYGGYARHGGGAFSGKDCTKVDRSAAYAARYVAKNIVAAGLADKCEIQLSYAIGVAHPTSIMVDTFGTGKLGNERLVEIIRENFDLRPAGIIKMLDLRRPIYKQTAAYGHFGRTDLELPWEKMDKVEVLKRYL, encoded by the coding sequence GTGGAGAAATTATTATTTACTTCTGAGTCTGTAACCGAAGGACATCCGGACAAGATGTGCGACGCTATTTCCGATGCGATCCTGGATGCGCTGATGGAAAAAGACCCGATGAGCCGTGTGGCATGTGAGACCTGTGTTACCACCGGCCTTGTGATGGTCATGGGTGAGATCACGACCAATGCATATGTGGATATCCAGAAGCTGGTGCGTGAAACGGTCCGCGAGATTGGATATGACCGTGCCAAATACGGCTTTGACTGTGATACCTGCGGTGTGATCGTGGCGTTGGACGAGCAGTCTTCTGATATTGCGCTGGGCGTGGACAAGGCGCTGGAGGCGAAGGAGAATACCATGGACGACGATGCGCTGGATGCCATTGGGGCGGGAGACCAGGGTATGATGTTCGGATTTGCCAGCAATGAGACGGAGGAGTATATGCCGTATCCGATCGCTCTGGCGCATAAGCTGGCACGTCAGCTGACGAAGGTGCGCAAGGACGGCACTCTGCCTTATCTGCGTCCCGATGGAAAGACCCAGGTTACGGTAGAATATGACGCTGAAGGCAGACCGGTCCGTCTGGATGCAGTGGTTCTGTCCACTCAGCATGATGAGAATGTGACCCAGGAGCAGATCCATGAGGATATTAAAAAGCATGTTTTTGATGTGATCCTGCCGGAGGATATGGTGGACGGTGAGACCAAGTTCTTTATCAATCCTACGGGGCGTTTTGTGATCGGCGGGCCACATGGTGACAGCGGCCTGACCGGACGGAAGATCATTGTGGATACCTACGGCGGATATGCCCGTCACGGCGGCGGCGCGTTCTCCGGGAAGGACTGCACAAAGGTAGACCGGTCTGCGGCTTATGCTGCCCGTTATGTGGCAAAGAATATCGTGGCGGCGGGTCTGGCTGACAAGTGTGAGATCCAGCTGTCCTATGCGATCGGCGTGGCGCATCCGACCTCGATCATGGTGGATACCTTTGGAACCGGGAAGTTGGGGAATGAAAGGCTGGTGGAGATCATCCGCGAGAACTTTGATTTAAGACCGGCGGGGATCATAAAGATGCTGGATCTGCGGCGTCCGATCTATAAACAGACTGCGGCGTATGGACATTTCGGGAGGACTGATCTGGAATTGCCGTGGGAGAAAATGGATAAAGTTGAGGTATTGAAAAGATATCTTTGA